ATACAGCGGCCAAACAACGTGACAATTTTTACCTTTAACTGGCCGATTTGGATCTCAACGTCCAATTCGAATTTTCAGTTTTACCTGTCCCCGTTTATAGCGCTTGGCGCCGTCAGGAATTGATTGACCTCAAAGCGAAGGAACGCGAGTTTGGCGCCAAGTTGACAGAGGGGGTCACATGTTCGGTTTTTTCCACGCTGTTTCGAGCAGTTATGCTGCATCCAAATCATCTAGGGTTATAGTATTGGCTGCACTTTTGGGGGTTGGTTCCGCCGGGTGTTCGCTCGACTATTCAACTTCAAACCATTCGCCAATCGCGACAGAGGACTCTCAAGCAATTCGCCCTCTCACAGAGGTCGAGGCGTTGGCTGATTTCGATGCGATGGTCTCCTCGATCAATTCGCTCTATGGACCACTGGAGTACAAAGAGCGTCGCTTCGGTTATAAATTCGAAAATGAGGCTGCGAAAGTTCGCTCTAAGTTTTCGCTCGCCAAGTCGGATTCGGAAAAATCCGCTCTTTTCTTAGAGCTGCTGAGAAAACTTGAAGATGGCCATGTCTCTTTGTCACAGCCGATTCGCGATCGGTATGAAATTCCAGTCATCGTGATGCCTGTTGAAAATAAATTTCTGGTCTCTCGCGTTGCGCCGACATTGGCTCCATACGGAATCGCCGTCGGCGACGAATTGGTTTCTATTGATGGCTTAACGCCTGACGAAGCATTGAAAACCATTTTGAAATATTCATGGTTTGCGAACGCAGAAAGCGATCGCCACATGATTTACTATTTCTTCTACCGACCGTCTTATATTCCCGAGTTGGTTCCCACCTCTGAATTTGCGCAAATCAAGTTCCTTAAGCCAGACGGAACCGAAATGCTGGCTCAAATTGCTTGGAAAAAAACGAGCCCGCAACAAAGGGTTGAATTTGTTCCACGCACAGAAGAGACAGCGAAATCCGATTCCAATCAGGTGCTCGGATTCAAAGGACTAACCTCGGAAGGACTGACCGAACGCCTAAACACTGTGAATTCGATCAGTGTTGCCGACATGGGAGCTGATGCTCCTTGGTACTGGAGCGCGAAGTTAAAAAAGAAATATCAAGTAACAATGGTTTCGCCAGAACGTGAGCGCGTGCAGGCGTTTTACGCGGCATGGACCCGCGAGCTTGATTTATTTTCGCCAACATCACCCACGCCAGATCCATTGCCCGAAACGCTGCCAAACGTTTGGGCGGCACTTTACAAGTACAATGGCAAAACAGTTCTTATGTTGCGCCAACCGGGTTATGCACCTGAAGACTTTGTGTTGAATCTCGCGGTTTATTCGGCGCTTGTTGATCAGTATCAGCCACTCGCTGACTCGTTGATCATCGACCAAACCCATAACCCCGGCGGCATCGTGACCTACACTGAGGGATTTGCGCAGCTCTTCGCTCCCAAAGGATTGAACGGCTTTGTTCAGTTCCTAAATACCGATCGGCTTTGGTTTACAAGACTCATGAGCTTTTGGACCGGACTTGATCCTTTGACGGCTTCCACCGCAACTGGCGCCCGAATTCTCGGTTTAGCGAAGGGCCTAGAGCGAGATTCCGAACAAGGCCTTCGCCTCGGCAAAACGCCATTCAGTTTTTCTCTTCGTGAAATTCTACCTCCTGCTCCAGGAGGAGCGGTTTGGAAAAAGCCGGTCCTCGTCCTCATTGACGAACTTTGCGGCTCGGGCGGAGATTCTTTTCCGATGCTGATGAAGGCCAATGGCCTTGGGAAACTATTCGGGAATCGAACGGCGGGCCTTGGCGGAAGCGTCGAAAAGGTAATCGACCTTCCCTTCACTCGTTCTTCGCTTTCGGTCACTCGAGGTTTGTTCACAACCTTCAAGCCAAATGGCCAGTATAGTGATTCCGATTACGTTGAAAACAACGGAGTGACGCCTGACGTGTCGTACACGCACACAGTAAAAGACTTCCGCGAAGGTTTTGAGACTTACTTCAAAGCCTTCTCTGATGAGGCCACCAAGTAATTTACAGCGGTATGCTTTGAAAACCTCGAGTCTGGTGATCGAGTTCATAGAGTTCGCCAGACTCCAGATCAAAATATGCGCCATGAAGTTCAAGACGGGATTCGGCGAGGGCTTCTAGGATAAACGGAAACGTTTTTAAATTTTCAATCGAAATGACAATCGACTCGAGTTCACAATGTCGGCAAAGGGCTTCCTGTTGTTCTGGAGTAAACGCAACAGGATTCGCTGCCAAAACTTTTTCTTTTGCCGGTGCTGCGATTTGCATCCATTTTGCGACGAAGCTCGTAGACTTTAGATTCTCGCTCATCATCAGCGTTCGAATTCCGCCGCATTGGCGATGCCCAAGAACAATGATGTTTTCTACTCGCAGGTTGACGACCGCAAACTCGATCGCAGAGCTCACGCCATGAAATTTTCCCTGAGATTCGAATGGTGGCACAAGATTGGCCACGTTTCTAACGACAAAAATTTCGCCCGGCGAAGCGCCCGCGAGCATACCGGGGTCCACGCGCGAATCACTACAGGCGATGATCATTGTCTTCGGGGATTGCCCGCCTTGAGAAAGGCGGCGGTAGATCGACTCTTCGTCTGCATAATAGCGAGCGCGAAAGCGTCGAAACCCAGCTATAAACTTTAAGATTTCCTTGTTCGGCATACGGCCAACAGCGCTACCCGTTTCTGGCTCAACTGGTCAACTTCGAAATGAAGAACGCTGTGCCGATGTGCTGCTATAATTGACTCTGAAGGGGTTCGATCTGAACCTTGCAGAAGTGCAAAACAACCTGTTCTTGAACTTAATCATTATATTTTCCGTCTTCGGATCCGCGGTACTTAGTTGCGCAACATCTTTTGCAGCTATGCAGTGGGAATCGCAAGGAGCAGTCGATGTGGAAACACGTAGCTATCCGCAGGCGATAGGCCAAGCGAGAAGTTCAGAGGTCTGGACGGGCGCAACCGTGGATCTCGAAGGAAAATTCCGTCGCTGGCGAATTAGAAGTGTTGTTAAAGGTCACTTCCTCGCGGTCGGAAAAAGTGATCCCGGCACGGTCAACCAGTCTGGTTCCCCGCATGCGGTCGAAGACCAAGAGCTCAACCTTGAATACAGATACCGCGGTCATAGAATTCGCGTGGGAACGACAGTGTTGCGTTGGGGCATTGTGGATCTCTATGATCCGCTCGACCAAGTGAACTCGAGAAGATTCGAAAGTCCGCTTGCAACTTCTAAGCGGGGCGACCCGATGTTGTATTGGACCCAAACCGCCATTTCTTCCCAAGGCAACGCGTTCTTTTCCGAAGTCTATTTTATTCCATTTAAGAGACCGTCACTGATGCCATCGCAGGCAAGCGCATGGCTGCCTCGCCAAATATATATCCCCAATTTACCCGATACAGAATTTGTTCTGCCCGAAGCGCTGGAATACCAGTATGCGGGCCGCGAAGAGTTAGACGATTCGCTCCACTCGAATTACGGAGCCCGCCTGGGCTGGAGATTTTCGGAATCAGAAATTTCGCTACAGTACGATGAAGGAGGCTCTAGCTTTCCATCGCTGCGTCCGACTGTCTCCG
This genomic window from Deltaproteobacteria bacterium contains:
- a CDS encoding carbonic anhydrase, which produces MPNKEILKFIAGFRRFRARYYADEESIYRRLSQGGQSPKTMIIACSDSRVDPGMLAGASPGEIFVVRNVANLVPPFESQGKFHGVSSAIEFAVVNLRVENIIVLGHRQCGGIRTLMMSENLKSTSFVAKWMQIAAPAKEKVLAANPVAFTPEQQEALCRHCELESIVISIENLKTFPFILEALAESRLELHGAYFDLESGELYELDHQTRGFQSIPL